From the Miscanthus floridulus cultivar M001 unplaced genomic scaffold, ASM1932011v1 os_1742_1_2, whole genome shotgun sequence genome, the window GACGGAAGGGTTAGCTTATAGAAAAGGAGAAAAAATGTGTCATTATGTGTCACTGTAattcttttttttatgaaactgTCACTCTGCAATTGACTGTTCTTTCTCTTACCTCTAAATCAATTCGTTCTATCTTTCTGTCTTTATGGTTAGGAAACGGCTGGCTAATTGGCAAAGTGAAGATCTTTAAAACTGATCGGCCGTATAAAATCCAACACACAGCAGCTTCGATGACGAAAGCGATCACATCAGCTCGAAACTCAAGGTACGACGACTTGACGAGACGCTGAAGAAAGAGGCAGCTGTCCGGAACATGACGCATGCAAGGACGTCTAGATAGCCCGGACagagaaaaggaaaagaataTCCACATACAACTATTACATGCAGCAAACTTCTCCTCAGTCACAACTGCACTAGGCCAAGAACTCGAACCACAAAAATGTCAGAGGCAGAGGCCGTGCGTGTGATCGGCCTATGGCCGAGCCCGTTCgtgatccgcgtcctgatcgcGCTGAAGCTGAAAGGCGTCAAGTACGAGCtcgtggaggaggtggtgggcaAGAAGAGCGAGCTGCTGCTCAGGTCCAACCCGGTGCACAAGAAGGTCCCCGTCCTGCTCCACCACGGCAAGCCCATCTCCGAGTCTCTCATCATCGTCCAGTACATCGACGAGGTCTGGTCCTCCGACGACGTGCCGGCCTTCCTCCCCGCCGACGCTTACACCCGTGCGGTCCAGCGGTTCTGGGCACAGTACGTCGATGACAAGGTAAGGCAAAACTAGCTAGTCGATCGAGCTCTTTCTCTGACCAATTCTGATCAGTTTTCAGTACCAATTTATAATGGTGTTAGAGTGAGACTAATCATGCTCTGGCTGGTTGACACTCACGCAGCTCCCTCCGGCGATCCGCACTCTCAGGGGAATGGATGACGGGGGTAAGGACGAAGCGGCGGAGCAGCTGTCCGCCGCCCTGCAGCTCTTAGAGGAGGCTTTCGTGAAGCTCAGCCAGGGGAAGCACTACTTCGGCGGCGACAGCGTCGGGTACCTGGACATCGCTCTGGTGTCGTATGTCGGCTGGGTGAAGGCGGTGGAGAAGATCGCCGGGGTCACTCTCCTGGACAAGGCGAAGGTTCCGAACCTGGTGGCCTGGGCCGATCGGCTCTGCACCCACCCGGCCGTGGTGGACGCGATCCCTGATGCGGACAAGTTCGTTGAGTTCAGCGTCACCTATGGGTCGTTCTCAAAGCCAATCAATGGTCCCAAGTGAGCAAAAGGGTCTGCTTCGTGATTTTCACTGCGCGTGTGCTGGTGGTGTCACTGTCAATAAGCTGTAGTCTGTGTCCTTCCACTGGAAATAAAGCTTTCTTTATCTTTGAAAAAAGTTTGTGCCCCTCAAAGGGAAATCGACGCGCATAACTTACTGAACTCGTCCATTGCCTTCTGTTTCAAGGATAAAGTCAAATTTAAGAAGACGGAGGTGCTAGCGGCCGGATGACCGGTCCGATGCCTATGCAGACTGGCCTCGTtcgctgattttttttttttttttttttttttggctccgcaCGTGCACCCCGCGCTGTGTCCGGAGGACTCGCCTCACACTCCTAGCCCGCCCATTCCATCTCGATTCGAGGCCATTCGCCCCACCCCACACTCGCACCCTGCCCCCATCATGCCCCGTCCCATCAGCCCCCGCTCGCCACGCCCCATTCCTCGGTGTCCACGCCGTGCCACCATCACTCCCCACCCACGACCCTTAACTTTCGGAACAACGTGAAAGATGTATAATATAAAATACTTAAATGCAACATACGCATGCAACAAATAAAACATAtggaacatacacttacaacatatgtatgaaacatatgcaacatctagataaaacacttacaacatgcaacttgaaaacacttactgcaacataagactcaaacagttgaaacatatgcaacatccagattacaacgtttgcaacatacgtttggaacagatgaaatattttgaacaaacctcTGAAACACTTCCAACATgcctatgaaacacttgcaacatattcaacatgtgcaatatccccgatctacttttgcaacatccatatgaaacaattgcaatatacctttgaaacacttgaaacatacgcctGCAACATGCATTTTcatcgcaacatctccttgctgaggTTGCGCAACGCAACAGCCACAGCATCGACGACTGGTGGGGAACAGTGGCAACGGTAGCACCTCGACAGCACCCAGCAACACCTCGCCGTGCGCGGGGGACGAGGCACGATGCGCGGTAGCGGTGGCGCGGCACGCGGCGAGCTGGAGAGGGCGGGGCGGGAGATGCAGTGCGGCGCTAGATGGGGGAGCCGCGCGGCGCGAGGTGGGGTGCGCGGCGGGGAAGACGGCAGCAGCGAGCGCACGACACAGCTGCacataaggctggacgaaaaactcgaagctcgttagctcgctcggctcgtggctagcTCGACTCggcttggctcggctcgttatgataacgagccgagccgagccaagattttagctcattagctataacgagccaactcgagccagctcgcgagccgctcgcgagctaaacgagccaagcttccaggaaaaaaagtatcaaaacttgtattagtttttgtattacttcatgtcttacactttataattgactggtaactggtctagaccctataaattgactggtaactggtctagatgcatttcttttgtattattattattcttaaactttagataaatgcaaatattatattttgtgtattttttatacctggctcgcgagcttaacgagccagctcgagcttttaacgagccgagccgagctggctttctggctcgttaggataacgagccgagccgagctagctcgttatcttaacgagccaaaacgagccgagcccaaacgagccgagcgggctcgttatccagccttagctGCACACGATGGGTGAGAGCGATGGGAAGATATTTTTTAGAGAGATGAAGAGACACAGAAAGTAAGCATGCCTATTGACCCGGTACGCGCAGACCTAGAAAGCGGCGTTCCGACGGATAGATACCCGCTCGTGACCATTACCGTTAAGGAAACGACAACACGACGTAGCCCCTTATGTTCTCAAAATAATGTTGTTATACGCCATCTGTAGGGAGCTGGTGCCCTTCGCAAGGCTGCCCTTTACCTCCCATCTCGCTAACTAGTGATCTAATTGCTCACGGCTCTTGAGATGATGACTCTTGCAGGGAATATTTATATGATGTTTAGTTTGAGAAACCACTCCCTCCAAGATTAGGTGCTGCATTATGAGTTGATTCCTTAAATTTGGTGGAATGATTATATTTCTCGTACTAGTA encodes:
- the LOC136534278 gene encoding glutathione S-transferase U17-like, coding for MSEAEAVRVIGLWPSPFVIRVLIALKLKGVKYELVEEVVGKKSELLLRSNPVHKKVPVLLHHGKPISESLIIVQYIDEVWSSDDVPAFLPADAYTRAVQRFWAQYVDDKLPPAIRTLRGMDDGGKDEAAEQLSAALQLLEEAFVKLSQGKHYFGGDSVGYLDIALVSYVGWVKAVEKIAGVTLLDKAKVPNLVAWADRLCTHPAVVDAIPDADKFVEFSVTYGSFSKPINGPK